The following is a genomic window from Plasmodium yoelii strain 17X genome assembly, chromosome: 12.
ttcgggttagggctaagtattatattgtattaattttttataatttgaacactaattaaatatatataccacCCTCATATGTTTAATCTCGAAATTAAGtccaaatatgcaaccaaaatgGGGATAATCTATTATGAAAGGAGaacataacatattttataggttataatacatacaattgagtgttcatgccgattttatatgattaaaataaaatgtctatattatatatattaatatggatattgattatatatgaattcatattatgcttTATCATAATTTCCTATTATATAAGTCTTGATAACCCAGAGCTAAATTGAATTATCTACATCATAATATACAATGCATTTCTTTGTTTGGTGAAGACATtcatttagtaaaacttattattttttcattattatttttatttaaatcgtGCTATCCAACTGatctgtaataatagatattcataaagTATCGATCaagaatcgacaatacaacgttatctataaaaggtattttatgcatctaacattttagtaatacataaaaaatacactatagatatattataataaatttataaattataaatatatataatactaatttttttcatttcaaaaatttgaatttaaGATATTGTTCTAATTTATATTGATATAAATagttctatatatattaatttaattatcataaggtataataatagattaatcactattattttttaaattttatattttgatgtataaataaattatattttaaaatagttaaaaaataaaatataagtatattattaaaatttaatatcatattttgttgtaataatttttctaataattataaataatatgatagataaaatgcattgttattatatgtctatacatataatctaataactaatattaaatataattttattgttgaaacttcatataatcaaatattaattttatcgaaaagacataataatatattatatatttgttaaagattcaatttaggatttttagttttatattataaaaatttggatCAATAGTGAAAGGATTAATGACTCAATCAACGttaaatttctttttattattccatattaatgcatattatattgccgttgttttaccatagaattaataaaatatagaattcttaataaattatttgaatgtatatacattgataactataataataatatatataagataaaatgaCCAATGCGGAATATTTaacgaatatttatatgaatttatatacTAAAAGAGCAAAGATaccttatctctctcctcttaaagggcaatataacaacctatttacaaatatttttatattatacttcaaaatttgcatcaatagttatttacgttatatatttaccaagtattatttgaaaataaatctacatataaaaacgtatttaagcttataaatatcataatatgtatGGGTTCAttgctaattgttgttttaaacTGTAGAACAAATATGCAAAGTATGTTATAAAATTACTCATTAAGGTATACttctaaattgaagtatataggaataaaaacaGAGTTATCGGAGTCATTAAatggattatgaatttatctatattaaataaaaataatattaaaattatgaatatgcaattaaaaaagggaacaatgcaacttattttgaaaataccataattttaacaaaacgtgatatataatattagaaacaagtatatatgtatttaatatataaaaaaaaatggctatttatatactttaaaaaaatatattaataatagatttattaatttttacatatttgcAGGTtcaaatgtataaatatatttattaaaacatgaaaagcaaatttgtatttttctatattgagACATAAATATAAGGGGATGCATTTTAAACccattaaaaaattacttaattttttataataaaaatataatggatattattaataattatgaatttatgcgtaaattatattatacatatgaccaaaataaatatctcCAATTTAAGGCGGTTTAGATCATttcaataaattatatataaacttactattgtattattactttacattatttttaagttaatataaaaataaaatgtggtTAACTACAGATAATTGTCATAATATAATCCAATTTTACGTATCCTATTTTGatggaaaatatatgaaattaatatGATGTACTTAATTTATAGTTCCAAAACAATTTTCCAATATGACAATTAATAATGTGGTACATACAATTTATTGAATATAAATGTTTGTTATTAcacatttttgatattgtattatctataaattaataatacgTTTGTTTTAatagacatttttatttgattttttaaaatggttTCTTAGTGTAATGAGTTTAAAAATTTGTGGAATTATTTTCACGATGAATCGAACGATTCTGGAGAATATCATTTTAAAGATCTAGTATTCAAGACATACTGCCCTGATTTGAAGTGCAATAACGATATCGATAAGATTAATGCTGGTTGTCTATGGATATTTAATGCTTTTTTCGGTAAAATTAGTATTTCACTTAATAATGTCAGTTATAAGGATGCGGTTGTATGTATTATGATGTGGTTAAGTTATAGATTAAGCCTAAATACATTTGATGACATCACCACATTAAACGATTTTTATTCTAAgcatatagaaaaaaacgaGAAGTACGCTGTGAATAAAATGCATAATCAAAAATTTAAAGGTTATAAGGATATCATAGATCAAATAAAGGAATATATGGATATTGATGTTAGTCatatgtctaaattttatgaattacttaaattattatgcaGTATGGATACTGCTTATACGAGAAATGATAGTAGcgatttttcaaaatatgttAAGAAATTTGTTGAAGAGTATGAAAAACTCcttgatgatgataataatactgACGGCAGTCCATACAATAAAGTATTACTTGTTTTAtccaattattattataattttgaaaaactCAGAGTTCCTAGTAAAACACAAATGGAACGTCCTTCATTACGAATAGAAAAAAGAGGTAAAAAAGTTGAACTAAAAGATTCTGAAGAAATTAGAACAACTGAATTGTCGACTGAAACAGATAGATCAAGTATTGAAACAACAACCACAATGTCTAACACTACATTATCAGGATCATCAGTAGTAAACAAATTAGTcatagttttatcgatattttcTGCAATACTAATTTTCTTTGGAAttgcttataaggtaaataataaggaatttaaaaaatattttcattaaaaatatgcaaaaattaacaaaaaaatcaaacttttcttaaaatttttatattagtattcgttatttggatttcggaaacgatctcaaaaacaaaaattaaaagaaaagataaaaacataaagaagaaaatggatcattaataaattattatgaataTGACGATTGAtgtattttaagaaactgtctatttggaaacatataaattttgatcatagtttttatgaTGTGGGTTAGGGTTGTGTTTGTAGAACCCATATTGGGGTTagggttaagtattatattatattcattttatataatttgaacactaattaaatatatgtaccattcctatatgtttaatcacgagATGAAGTTCAAATATCCAAATATACAACCAAAAAATGGGTACTCCCATTAAGTAAACAGGGACACATCACATTTTtacataagttataatatatataatttagtgttcatatcgatttaatatgattaaaaaaatgtctatattgcatatattaattcatattatgatacatcataattatttattatataaagcttGTTAGTCAtaactatattgaattatgcatatcataatatatttattttatgaaacattttatttagtaaacttattatttgtatcatatttatgttaatttAAATGTTATTTTGATAACCAAACTGTAATAATACCATTATATATGAGTCTATTACATATAATTAGattcattttgaatattcctctacattataatataccttcagTTCAAtgggtatatttttattgttaattaaacatattaccaatatataataggtaatcatacaatatagattcataaaatatcgatcgaggcTCAACAAcacaacaatatatatagaagATGTTTTacgcatctaacatttttagtaatacataaaaaatgtactatagatatattataataaatttataaattataaatatatataatactcatttttttcatttcaataattttaatttatgctaatgttctaatttatattgataggaatagttatatatacattaatttaattatcataaggtataatattagattaatcactattaattttaaattttatattttgaggtataaataagttatattttaaaataattaaaaaaataaaatataagtatataataaaatttatgttatagtttgttctgataattataaataatatgatagattgAATAGCGTTATtgttctaatatatataatattgtatcaATTACTAAAactgaaatatgttaaatttttgaaacatatacaattatatattaatgcaaagtaaacaaaaaatgtatgtgctaattaatttaatttgaaataataatatttttattaggttattatacATACACAAATtcagaaatatataatttaaatatattgttattacgaaataatatgttctaaaatgttatactttaaaacaataaaacaaGGAAAGATATTAATTGGATTAAAGTATTATTTTGAGTGAATTAATTATCTCATTGTACTATACAGCGATATAtcagtaacaataataatagtaatagaTAAACGTattaaatatgaacaaatgtATTATGTTAATTTGATACACTACATGGGTATaaaatcattatatatattattaaacttgTAATAAGACTAAAATTGTATACATCCAAgatcaaatgaaatattacaattttgacttagtattttttaatgtgctaatattagaattaacgctatcaagcaaaataatattaataattctatagtttccttaaaaatatagtttattataaaacatCTAGtacaatattatttattaaaatataaaagtaaactatatatttgaaaatatttataaaccATTTTTAATGAagaattttaatatatatatatacatggaTTGAAATCTTCAAtggtagaaaatataaaacataattaaaatatgtagaataagtaaatcttatatggttaatccttgtcttaaaaaatcatacttcccttatctctcctctcaaagtgcaatatactaacctaatacacataattttctattatacttaaaaattttcatcaacatttatttatatgttaatatttaatatttactaagtattattttaaaaaaatatgaattcaAAGACGtgtttaagcttataaatagctTAATAAATACAGggtcagtgctaattgtcgttttaaaccgtggaaaaagagtgcaaaatatattataaaattacctaATAAgttatatttctaaattgaagtatataggaataaaaataacgtTATTGGACTTATTAAGATGGATTatgaacatatttatattaaataaaaataatattaaaattatgtatatgcaattaaaaaagggaacaatgcaacatattttgtaaatgttataattttagaaaaaattgtattatatattataagaaataaatatataaaaatttaatatattttaaaaaataattatttatatacttttaaggattgtagtaataatagtattttttatcttttagatttatacagtatttaaattttagaattaaaatcattaaaacaggagatataaatatattaattttttatgttcaaacatactttaaattaattataaaagtatattaatctttataataacatatgcaaaattatattatatatacatatgataaaaCATGTATTAAACATCCCCCAAAACAAGATAATTTATCTAACTAtcataaaagtatatattatttcatattatttttaaattgatattaagaataataaaaatatttttgtttacatATAATTGCtgtatatagggttaaataatgtattacctattttagtatatatatataaaactaaTATGATACTCCTTAGCCTAGAGAGTATAAATTATATCCCATAATAATGAATGATACTCTAGTATGTACactttttgatattatatttcctaTAAAGTTCATTaagttatattttaataacattttcttaatacatatttttatcatttttttttaaatgtttttttagtgTGGACACTTTGATTTATTGGGGAAGTGTTTACCCGATGAATTAGGAAACCGCGCAACAGTCGAACTTAGTACtattaaaaattacaaaaattacTGCCCTAGTGAAAACTGCGATACTGATCTTGAAAAAATTACGATTGGATTTTTGTGGTTACTTGAACAATATTTTACTGAATACCCAATTAAAggtaataatgaatataatacagaaccattttttatatatattattttatggttaagtAACAAATTAAAGCAAAACAAAGGGCACAATACCACCACAATAAacgatttttatactaatcatgtaaaaaataataataaatataataaatttataaaagaagCCTATACAATTTCAGGTATTGAGGAAttcataaataaacaaaaagatttgtttaatattaatattgaaaatctgtctaaattttatgatgcatctAAATTAATATGTAGTATGTATGGTAATTTTGCAACGAATATAAATAAGGATTCACTGTTAAATAATGCGAATGAATTTGTTATAAAATATCAAGAACTTGATGGAGATTCTAATAATACTAGTGACAGTTCACGTAAACAAATATTGTCTGCtttatcaactgattatGGTACTTTAAGAAGTAAACGTAATGATATTACATTTCTTCCAGAGATAACAGCAAAAATTTCTGCACTAAGATCTGGATATACAttatcaagttcgtcgataggaAACAGATtatttacagttttatcgatatttggtgcaatagcattttttttaggaatttcttataaggtaaataataaggaattaaaaaaaaattattatatatatgcaaacattaacaaagAAAACGTAtgttttttaacattttatattagtattcgttatttggatttcggaaacgatttcaaaaacaaaaattaagagaaaaaataaaaaatataaagaagagaatgaatcattaatatatgaatcgaagagtaataatgattaatgtTGTTAAGAAGCTGTCTATTGGggaataatttttgcataatttttatatagtttttatgttgtgggttagggctaagtattatacctttatttatttttttataatttaaacactaatttaatatatgtgcTATACTCGTATTTTTAATCACAAGATGAAAGCAAAAGTCCAAATATGCAACGAAGAAGGGAATAAGCTAATATGTAATGAATTGCGCAACCtgttttataagttataatatatataattgagtgttcatgccgatttaatatgattaaaataaaatgtctatattgcatatattaatatagatattttctatataatattgtcATTATATAAGCTTTGATAACCCAAAGCTATATTGAATTGtgaatatcataatatgtttctttatttgatgaaaattttatttagtaaaatttataacttgtatcatatttattttaatttaaatcgtgTTATacaactgaactgtaataatagatattcataaaatatagatgcatggaATATCGACCaagaatcgacaatacaacgttatctataaaatgcatttttgcatctaacattttagtaatacataaaaaatacactatagatatattataataaatttataaattataaatatatataatactaatttttttcatttcaatACTTTGCATCTATGCtaatgttataatttatatttataggaatagttatatatatattaatttatttatcataaggtataataatagattaatcagtattaatttttaaacttcgTCGTTTTgaagtataaataaattggaaatacattataagtagttatttgaaaaaatataagtatattaataaaatttcatgttttgttctaataattataaataatatgacaaaataatgttattattatatggttatacatataaactaataaaatattctactaataattaatattaaatattgttttatagtgaaataatcatataattaaatattaattttgtcaaaaagacacataataatacattataaatgaataatttttgtatatttgttAACGATTCTATTTGAGATatgtaattatatattttaaaaaaatggataaataaagaaaatgctAAAGATTCAATTAATGttaaatttcattttattatttcatattaacttgtattatattattagtgtttattgaataataattttttaatctaAAACAACATTACATcatcatagaattaataaaatatataatttttaacaaattatttgaatgtatatccattaataactataacaatagaatatataagataaaaatgaacaatgcAGAACATTTAgcgaatatttatataaatttatatattaaaagagcaaagatatcttatctctctcctctcaatgtgcaatataccaacctaatacatatagttttctattatactttaaaatttgcatcaatacttatttatatgctaatatttaatattcactaagtattattttaaaaacaatctacattcaaagacttatttaaacTTATAAATAGCTTAACAAGTACGGATTCAGTGCtaaatgttgttttaaagaatggaaaagatggcaaaatataaaattacccaataaggtatattggaataaaaataaagttattggactcattaaaatggattatgaatttatatatattcattaaaaacaatataaatttacataatttgcatatagatgtaagtaaaataacttaatttgaaaatactataattttataaaaaacgatattataagaaacgagtatataaatatttagtatattttaaaaaaattactatttatatacttttagggattatagtaataatataattttttattttatatatatatacagtatttaagttttagaagggcaatcattaaaacagaagatataaatatattccttttctatattcaaacatattttaaattcattataaaagtatattaatttttataataaagttataccagatgttagtaagaatagcatgttttgtataaaattcattatatatatttaataaaaaatgtattaagcaaccctctatttaaggtagtTTAGCTAATTATGATAAACAGGAATAAAACGTTTCTTtgcaataatattattatattattctatactgattttattattaaaaagttataatatatttaactacaaacaattgttatatatagggttaaagtatttgcgtcaCATATTGGGGGCAACGTATATAAACAGCATGAttctactcaatttacaaattaaatataaaatcccattataatgaatgcCGAAAtagtatatccattttttaataataataatttcctttacattttttgatattgcattatatataaataccattaaactttattttaataccTTTTCAATAATGCACATTTctaataattgtttttaaatatttttttagtgtaAGAACTTCCTTTTAGTAAGGGAGAAATTCCCCGATCAATTGGACAATAATGAGAATTATACATTTAAAGATAAAGATCATTTCAAAGATTATTGTACTAGTGGTTGTGATGGTTCTCTCGAAAAAGttaatgctggatgtttatatttttttaacgaATTCTTTGGGAGTTCTGAGTTGTTTCAATCTGTTGCAAATAGTAacatcaatattgttgaatacattatgatatggttaagttatatgttaaacctaaagAATAATGAGCCAAACATCACCAATCTagaacatttttataaaacatatatagaTGGTAGTGATCAATATAAAAAACCTATAGCTAATGTTAAGAagtatacaaattataaggatcttatagatacaaaaaaatattatttgaaaatGGATAAGAATATTAcatctaaattatataatgcatttaaattattatgtgaaaTGTATACTATATTTAATGGAAACACGTCAAATTGCGAAAAATGTTCGGAAAAAGCTAATCAATTTGTTAACAAATATCAAGAACTTAATAATcctaataatattaaagatatcGCCTATTGTCAAGCattgtctacattatcaaatgattataataat
Proteins encoded in this region:
- a CDS encoding PIR protein; this translates as MTINNCNEFKNLWNYFHDESNDSGEYHFKDLVFKTYCPDLKCNNDIDKINAGCLWIFNAFFGKISISLNNVSYKDAVVCIMMWLSYRLSLNTFDDITTLNDFYSKHIEKNEKYAVNKMHNQKFKGYKDIIDQIKEYMDIDVSHMSKFYELLKLLCSMDTAYTRNDSSDFSKYVKKFVEEYEKLLDDDNNTDGSPYNKVLLVLSNYYYNFEKLRVPSKTQMERPSLRIEKRGKKVELKDSEEIRTTELSTETDRSSIETTTTMSNTTLSGSSVVNKLVIVLSIFSAILIFFGIAYKYSLFGFRKRSQKQKLKEKIKT
- a CDS encoding PIR protein; amino-acid sequence: MNDTLCGHFDLLGKCLPDELGNRATVELSTIKNYKNYCPSENCDTDLEKITIGFLWLLEQYFTEYPIKGNNEYNTEPFFIYIILWLSNKLKQNKGHNTTTINDFYTNHVKNNNKYNKFIKEAYTISGIEEFINKQKDLFNINIENLSKFYDASKLICSMYGNFATNINKDSLLNNANEFVIKYQELDGDSNNTSDSSRKQILSALSTDYGTLRSKRNDITFLPEITAKISALRSGYTLSSSSIGNRLFTVLSIFGAIAFFLGISYKYSLFGFRKRFQKQKLREKIKNIKKRMNH
- a CDS encoding PIR protein, translating into MNAEICKNFLLVREKFPDQLDNNENYTFKDKDHFKDYCTSGCDGSLEKVNAGCLYFFNEFFGSSELFQSVANSNINIVEYIMIWLSYMLNLKNNEPNITNLEHFYKTYIDGSDQYKKPIANVKKYTNYKDLIDTKKYYLKMDKNITSKLYNAFKLLCEMYTIFNGNTSNCEKCSEKANQFVNKYQELNNPNNIKDIAYCQALSTLSNDYNNLKNKCKNYKLLPEINTTQNNVKCFEDTSSSSSISKNIFLVLSIFGAIGIFLGISYKYSLFGFRKRFQKQKLREKLKNIKKRMNH